A stretch of Candidatus Palauibacter australiensis DNA encodes these proteins:
- the hpt gene encoding hypoxanthine phosphoribosyltransferase, giving the protein MTAAEREFTEYTGGEPLGHIVYSASEIAARVARMGAEIAAAYPPDADILLLGLLKGSFVFLGDLVRQIRRPLQVDFLVASSYGKGTKSSGHVELLYDPRAPMAGRHIIIIEDIVDSGTTLNQLCGGIAERGPASLEICALLHKRIAPDLEWEPRWVGFDAPNEFLVGYGLDHGEDFRHLPFIACPRT; this is encoded by the coding sequence ATGACAGCCGCGGAACGTGAGTTCACGGAGTACACGGGGGGCGAGCCCCTCGGGCACATCGTCTACTCGGCGTCGGAGATCGCGGCCCGGGTCGCCCGCATGGGAGCCGAGATCGCCGCCGCCTACCCGCCGGACGCCGACATCCTGCTGCTCGGACTGCTCAAGGGATCTTTCGTGTTCCTCGGCGATCTGGTCCGCCAGATTCGGCGTCCGCTGCAGGTCGACTTCCTCGTCGCGTCCAGCTACGGCAAGGGCACGAAGAGTTCGGGCCACGTGGAACTGCTCTACGACCCGCGGGCCCCGATGGCCGGCCGGCACATCATCATCATCGAGGACATCGTCGACAGCGGCACCACGCTGAACCAGTTGTGCGGCGGGATCGCCGAGCGAGGTCCCGCTTCTCTCGAGATCTGCGCGCTCCTCCACAAGCGCATCGCCCCGGATCTGGAGTGGGAGCCGCGGTGGGTTGGCTTCGATGCACCAAATGAGTTCCTTGTGGGGTATGGATTGGATCATGGGGAGGATTTTCGTCACCTTCCCTTCATCGCGTGTCCCCGTACGTGA
- the ftsH gene encoding ATP-dependent zinc metalloprotease FtsH, with protein MHRWLRTASFWALLILIPVALLQFMGGAREGRETLSYTQFREQIEQRNIESIQVRLGTGEVEGSLRSAITVDEAEIGNFHLLLPTREIGDALMSELLEADITIETLPARSNWLNVFISILPWIFIIGLWLFVIRQMQAGGSRAFSFGKSKARLLSGDTPKITFADVAGCDEAKDELQEIIEFLKDPRKFSRLGGRLPKGALLVGPPGTGKTLLARAVAGEAGRPFFSMSGSDFVEMFVGVGASRVRDLFEQGKAQAPCIIFIDEIDAVGRHRGAGLGGGHDEREQTLNQLLVEMDGFESNEGVILLAATNRPDVLDPALLRPGRFDRQIVVDNPDIKGREGIFQVHTQDIPLADDVDLAVLAKGTPGLSGADIENVVNEAALIAARDDKDRVYMEEFERAKDKVMLGTERRSMVISDEERRVTAYHEAGHAVVALRVPGLDPLHKVTIVPRGRALGITASLPEEDRHNYTKEWLEGQLKMLFGGRVAEEMMFGDGKITTGAGNDIERATDLARRMVTQFGMSPAVGAMSVGDREQEVFLGRDLSQRREVSEKTAELVDGEIKRILDESYAATGAVLEANQPLLEAIAEALLDRETLDSDDIKLLEEGRELPAPAPEPAPPAPRPAVVEPAPQRERPLEGAGGEPAPAPA; from the coding sequence ATGCATCGATGGCTCAGGACGGCGTCATTCTGGGCCCTGCTGATCCTGATCCCCGTCGCCCTCCTCCAGTTCATGGGGGGCGCCAGGGAGGGCCGGGAGACGCTGAGCTATACGCAGTTCCGAGAGCAGATCGAGCAGCGGAACATCGAGTCGATCCAGGTGCGCCTCGGCACCGGCGAGGTGGAAGGCAGCCTCCGGAGCGCGATCACCGTCGACGAGGCGGAAATCGGAAACTTCCATCTTCTTCTGCCGACGCGGGAGATCGGCGATGCCCTCATGAGCGAACTGCTCGAGGCCGACATCACGATCGAGACGCTCCCCGCGCGCAGCAACTGGCTCAACGTGTTCATCTCGATCCTTCCCTGGATCTTCATCATCGGGCTCTGGCTCTTCGTCATCCGACAGATGCAGGCCGGAGGTTCGCGAGCGTTCAGCTTCGGGAAATCGAAGGCCCGACTCCTGAGCGGAGACACGCCGAAGATCACCTTCGCCGATGTCGCGGGATGCGATGAAGCGAAGGACGAACTGCAGGAGATCATCGAGTTCCTGAAGGATCCGCGGAAGTTTTCGCGGCTGGGCGGGCGCCTGCCGAAGGGCGCGCTGCTCGTCGGGCCGCCGGGGACCGGCAAGACGCTCCTCGCGAGAGCCGTGGCCGGGGAGGCCGGCCGACCGTTCTTCTCGATGTCCGGCTCCGACTTCGTGGAGATGTTCGTCGGCGTGGGCGCATCCCGCGTGCGCGATCTCTTCGAGCAGGGGAAGGCCCAGGCGCCGTGCATCATCTTCATCGACGAGATCGATGCGGTCGGACGCCACCGCGGGGCGGGTCTCGGGGGCGGGCACGACGAGCGTGAACAGACCCTGAACCAGCTGCTCGTGGAAATGGACGGGTTCGAATCGAACGAAGGCGTGATCCTCCTCGCGGCGACGAACCGGCCGGATGTGCTGGACCCCGCCCTCCTGCGCCCGGGTCGCTTCGATCGCCAGATCGTGGTCGACAATCCCGATATCAAGGGGCGTGAGGGAATCTTCCAGGTGCACACGCAGGACATCCCGCTCGCCGACGATGTCGACCTCGCGGTGCTGGCGAAGGGGACCCCCGGACTCTCCGGCGCGGATATCGAGAACGTCGTGAACGAGGCCGCGCTCATCGCGGCGCGGGACGACAAGGATCGCGTCTACATGGAGGAGTTCGAGCGGGCCAAGGACAAGGTCATGCTCGGCACCGAGCGCCGGAGCATGGTGATCTCCGATGAAGAGCGCCGCGTTACGGCCTACCACGAGGCGGGGCATGCCGTGGTCGCCCTCCGCGTTCCGGGCCTGGATCCGCTCCACAAGGTGACGATCGTCCCGCGAGGGCGGGCCCTCGGGATCACGGCTTCGCTCCCCGAGGAGGACCGCCACAACTACACGAAGGAATGGCTCGAGGGCCAGCTCAAGATGCTCTTCGGCGGGCGCGTGGCCGAAGAGATGATGTTCGGCGACGGCAAGATCACGACCGGCGCGGGCAACGACATCGAGCGCGCGACGGATCTCGCGCGCCGCATGGTCACGCAGTTCGGGATGTCGCCGGCCGTGGGCGCGATGTCCGTGGGAGACCGGGAACAGGAGGTCTTTCTGGGCCGGGACCTCTCGCAGCGCCGCGAGGTCAGCGAGAAGACGGCCGAACTCGTGGACGGCGAGATCAAGCGCATCCTGGATGAGTCGTACGCCGCCACGGGTGCCGTCCTCGAAGCGAACCAGCCGCTGCTCGAAGCGATCGCGGAGGCGCTGCTGGATCGCGAGACGCTCGATTCGGACGACATCAAGCTGCTCGAGGAGGGCAGGGAGCTGCCGGCCCCGGCCCCGGAACCCGCCCCACCGGCACCGCGACCGGCGGTCGTAGAGCCGGCGCCGCAGCGCGAGCGTCCGCTGGAGGGTGCGGGGGGCGAGCCCGCCCCGGCCCCCGCCTAG
- the folP gene encoding dihydropteroate synthase produces MGAARTWRAGDREISLESPVIAGILNVTPDSFSDGGRFEQPGKAIERARQIAEEGAAILDIGAESTRPGADPVPADEEWARLEPVLRGLRDLPIPISVDTHKLEVAERAVDAGATAINDVTALRAEPALAGLAARTGVGLVLMHMRGIPRTMQLDTAYRDVTTEVRGALADARQAALDAGCEAGQIALDPGLGFGKSVDGNLELLGRLDEIASLGAPVWIGPSRKSFLGALLDLGPAERVTASVAACLAAARRGADVLRVHDVRETRQALDVEHAIAARRAGDVRGARPFVRPRAAGGRS; encoded by the coding sequence GTGGGGGCGGCGCGCACCTGGCGGGCAGGCGACCGGGAGATCTCTCTCGAATCGCCCGTGATCGCGGGGATCCTGAACGTCACGCCCGATTCGTTCTCGGATGGCGGCCGGTTCGAGCAGCCCGGGAAGGCGATCGAGCGGGCCCGTCAAATCGCGGAGGAGGGGGCGGCGATCCTCGACATCGGGGCCGAGTCCACCCGCCCCGGAGCCGATCCGGTGCCGGCGGACGAGGAATGGGCCCGGCTCGAACCCGTTCTCCGCGGACTGCGCGATCTCCCGATCCCCATCTCCGTGGACACGCACAAGCTTGAGGTGGCGGAGCGGGCGGTGGACGCGGGGGCGACGGCGATCAACGACGTGACGGCCCTGCGCGCCGAGCCGGCGCTGGCGGGGCTCGCGGCCCGGACGGGCGTCGGGCTCGTCCTCATGCACATGCGCGGCATACCCCGAACCATGCAGCTCGATACCGCCTACCGCGACGTCACGACGGAGGTTCGCGGCGCTCTCGCCGACGCGCGGCAGGCGGCGCTCGACGCGGGCTGCGAAGCGGGGCAGATCGCGCTCGACCCGGGGCTTGGCTTCGGCAAGTCCGTGGACGGGAATCTCGAGCTGCTGGGCCGTCTCGACGAGATCGCGTCGCTCGGAGCGCCCGTCTGGATCGGCCCGTCGCGCAAGTCCTTTCTCGGGGCGCTGCTCGATCTGGGGCCGGCCGAGCGCGTGACGGCCTCCGTGGCCGCGTGTCTGGCCGCGGCGCGGCGCGGCGCCGATGTCCTCCGCGTGCACGATGTCCGTGAGACGCGTCAGGCGCTGGACGTCGAGCACGCGATCGCTGCCCGCCGCGCCGGCGACGTTCGCGGCGCCCGCCCGTTCGTCCGTCCGCGCGCGGCCGGAGGGCGGAGCTGA
- the cdaA gene encoding diadenylate cyclase CdaA, translated as MGALWNYVGLLEIDLLDVFEITVVAVLIYRVLILWSGTRAFQMLFGLVLLVAVYAAAGWLSLDLIRSILSQAFTYGAFALIVVFHPELRNALARIGRSRVLSALTRLQERSEAVADEIAKAAAELSRTRTGAIIAIERELSLEEYIEKTGTPLRADVSSSLLVSLFTPKSPLHDGAVVVRDGQIVAAGVHLPLTQYPLSDRTLGTRHRATLGLSEETDAYVVVVSEETSQISLARRGVLRRNLSSQQLRDHLAADVPAPELSRPGADLDAESADRPDGPKRFDEAPSVP; from the coding sequence ATGGGCGCCCTCTGGAACTACGTCGGCCTCCTCGAGATCGATCTCCTGGACGTGTTCGAGATCACCGTCGTCGCGGTCCTCATCTACCGGGTGCTCATCCTCTGGTCGGGCACCCGGGCGTTCCAGATGCTGTTCGGCCTCGTCCTCCTCGTCGCGGTGTATGCGGCGGCGGGCTGGCTCAGCCTCGACCTCATCCGGTCGATCCTCTCCCAGGCCTTCACCTACGGTGCCTTCGCGCTCATCGTCGTCTTTCACCCCGAGCTGCGGAACGCTCTCGCCCGGATCGGCCGCAGCCGCGTACTGAGCGCGCTGACCCGGCTGCAGGAGCGGAGCGAGGCGGTCGCGGACGAAATCGCGAAAGCCGCGGCCGAACTGTCCCGCACCCGGACGGGGGCGATCATTGCGATCGAACGCGAACTGTCTCTCGAAGAGTACATCGAGAAGACGGGGACGCCCCTCCGGGCCGACGTGTCGTCCAGCCTGCTCGTGTCGCTGTTCACGCCCAAGTCGCCCCTCCACGATGGGGCGGTCGTCGTGCGCGACGGGCAGATCGTGGCCGCCGGCGTCCACCTTCCGCTCACACAGTATCCCCTCAGCGACCGGACGCTGGGGACCCGGCACCGGGCGACGCTCGGCCTCTCGGAGGAGACCGACGCGTACGTCGTGGTCGTGTCCGAGGAGACGAGCCAGATTTCTCTCGCGCGTCGCGGCGTCCTGCGCCGGAACCTGTCGTCGCAACAGCTCCGCGATCACTTGGCCGCCGATGTGCCGGCGCCCGAGCTGAGCCGCCCCGGTGCCGATCTCGACGCGGAGTCCGCGGATCGGCCGGACGGGCCCAAGCGGTTTGACGAGGCCCCGTCCGTCCCCTAA
- a CDS encoding MotA/TolQ/ExbB proton channel family protein: MGNQYELLTLFTDGGFMMYPLVLCSLIAIGVMLAKAWTLWIAHRDSRKLLDEIENLGVSGRLGEAITTAEETRGPVAAILLAGLRRLRDRGSDASSDGKDIQKAIATTGVIELDFLERGLTVLGTIANVAPMLGFLGTVIGMILAFQAIEIAGQVEPGLVAGGIKVALITTATGLSIAIPVNIGYNFFVTRIDRLILDMEEGAQEVLGLIWDLEDRHA; encoded by the coding sequence ATGGGCAATCAGTACGAGTTGCTGACGCTGTTCACCGATGGCGGGTTCATGATGTACCCCCTCGTCCTCTGCTCGCTGATCGCGATCGGAGTGATGCTGGCCAAGGCGTGGACCCTTTGGATTGCCCACCGCGACTCCAGGAAACTGCTCGACGAGATCGAGAACCTCGGAGTGAGCGGCCGCCTCGGTGAAGCGATCACGACGGCGGAGGAGACGCGGGGACCCGTCGCGGCGATCCTGCTCGCCGGCCTGCGCCGGCTCCGCGACCGTGGCAGCGACGCCAGCTCCGACGGGAAGGACATCCAGAAGGCCATCGCGACGACGGGCGTGATCGAGCTCGACTTCCTCGAGCGCGGCCTGACGGTCCTGGGCACGATTGCCAACGTCGCCCCGATGCTGGGCTTCCTCGGTACCGTGATCGGGATGATCCTTGCCTTCCAGGCCATCGAGATTGCCGGGCAGGTGGAGCCGGGACTCGTCGCCGGCGGCATCAAGGTGGCGCTCATCACGACCGCCACCGGACTCTCGATCGCGATCCCCGTCAACATCGGCTACAACTTTTTCGTCACCCGCATCGATCGTCTCATCCTCGACATGGAGGAAGGGGCGCAGGAGGTGCTCGGGCTTATCTGGGACCTCGAGGATCGGCACGCGTAG
- a CDS encoding biopolymer transporter ExbD: MAIMKRKQKVSDEIPTSSMADIAFLLLVFFLTTTVFNEERGLPIVLPEQSEEQDVSGRNLIFFIVQPDGRVIVRRGESEQEQVVAHTQVANILRTELAGNENLIAAIQTHPNAPYRHMVNVLDEVKLAGAERISLQEMEN; this comes from the coding sequence ATGGCGATCATGAAGCGCAAGCAGAAGGTGTCGGACGAGATCCCGACTTCTTCGATGGCGGACATCGCGTTCCTCCTCCTGGTCTTCTTCCTCACGACGACGGTGTTCAACGAGGAACGGGGACTGCCGATCGTGCTCCCGGAACAGTCCGAGGAGCAGGATGTGTCGGGCAGAAACCTGATCTTCTTCATCGTGCAGCCGGACGGCCGCGTCATCGTGCGCCGGGGCGAGAGCGAGCAGGAACAGGTCGTGGCGCACACGCAGGTGGCGAACATCCTGCGCACCGAACTGGCGGGCAACGAGAATCTCATCGCCGCCATTCAGACCCACCCCAACGCGCCCTATCGTCACATGGTGAACGTGCTCGATGAGGTGAAGCTGGCGGGCGCCGAGCGAATCTCGCTACAGGAGATGGAGAACTAG
- a CDS encoding biopolymer transporter ExbD yields MAIKDSGFKKKSGSDGSIPTSSMADIAFLLLIFFMVTTVFRKDRNRQIEWTTAEATEKIDEKRQNILHLWVQRDGSVWINDVLTPFEDISEAVRPIYAENRELVVAIRGDSEVPYQQINTITEELQASGAVRVTFATRLEQRAMRARR; encoded by the coding sequence ATGGCCATCAAGGACAGCGGCTTCAAGAAAAAGTCCGGCTCGGACGGGTCGATCCCCACCTCATCCATGGCCGACATCGCGTTCCTCCTTCTCATCTTCTTCATGGTGACGACCGTGTTCCGGAAGGATCGGAACCGGCAGATCGAGTGGACGACCGCCGAAGCCACCGAGAAGATCGACGAGAAGCGGCAGAACATCCTCCATCTCTGGGTCCAGCGCGACGGTTCGGTCTGGATCAACGACGTACTGACGCCGTTCGAGGACATCTCGGAAGCGGTGCGGCCCATCTACGCGGAGAACCGCGAACTCGTGGTCGCGATTCGCGGCGACTCCGAGGTGCCTTATCAGCAGATCAATACGATTACCGAAGAGCTGCAGGCGTCCGGCGCGGTTCGCGTCACCTTCGCCACACGACTTGAGCAGCGCGCCATGCGAGCGCGGCGCTAG
- a CDS encoding energy transducer TonB: MEETGIRLTANDQFKRASTNWTQIGLMVAVTLHFGLFVLVRPFEAADLGVVADEIEAVALPPEVKIPPPPEQIARPATPRVASVDISEDITIAETTFESFTTDNALPPPPETGSPADRPSFIAYDTPPVMLNGGEIQQILEREYPRTLKDAGIGGRVELWLYVTENGAVENFEVKTSSGNGLLDEAAGKVVQQMRFTPAKNRDKVTAVWVSQFVTFQVI, translated from the coding sequence ATGGAAGAGACCGGCATTCGGCTCACCGCTAACGATCAGTTCAAGCGAGCGAGCACCAACTGGACGCAGATCGGCCTCATGGTTGCCGTCACGCTCCACTTCGGGCTGTTTGTCCTCGTACGCCCGTTCGAGGCCGCGGATCTCGGCGTGGTGGCCGATGAAATCGAAGCGGTGGCGTTGCCGCCCGAGGTGAAGATCCCGCCGCCGCCGGAGCAGATCGCCCGTCCGGCCACGCCGCGGGTCGCTTCGGTGGACATCTCCGAGGACATCACGATCGCGGAAACGACGTTCGAGTCGTTCACGACGGATAACGCCCTGCCCCCGCCTCCTGAGACCGGGAGCCCGGCGGACCGGCCGTCCTTCATCGCGTACGATACGCCTCCGGTGATGCTGAACGGGGGTGAGATTCAACAGATTCTGGAGCGGGAATATCCGCGCACGCTGAAGGATGCCGGCATCGGCGGTCGCGTCGAACTCTGGCTCTACGTGACCGAGAATGGCGCCGTCGAGAACTTCGAGGTGAAGACCTCGTCCGGGAACGGCCTGCTCGACGAGGCCGCGGGGAAGGTCGTTCAGCAGATGAGATTCACGCCCGCAAAGAACCGCGACAAGGTCACGGCGGTCTGGGTCTCCCAGTTCGTGACGTTTCAGGTGATCTAG
- a CDS encoding YggS family pyridoxal phosphate-dependent enzyme, with the protein MTKDQVEARLAKVTERIEAAARRAGRRASDVEILPVTKGHPARGIEILKALGVSRIGENRVPEAEAKRSELGPTPGVAWHLIGRLQRNKARRAIRLFDVVESVDSVRLAGTLSRIVAEEGGEPVEVLVQVNTSGEAAKAGLGPDVALDAVAEICELSGLRVAGLMTMAPFTAEEAVVRPAFRGAARLLERCRAEIPDFEGRVLSMGMSNDFEIAIEEGSTRVRLGTVLLGER; encoded by the coding sequence GTGACGAAAGACCAGGTCGAGGCCCGGCTGGCCAAGGTGACCGAGCGCATCGAGGCTGCGGCGAGGCGGGCCGGACGGCGCGCGAGCGACGTCGAGATCCTTCCCGTGACGAAGGGACATCCGGCCCGGGGAATCGAGATCTTGAAGGCCCTGGGCGTGAGCCGAATCGGCGAAAACCGGGTGCCGGAGGCCGAGGCCAAGCGGTCGGAGCTGGGACCGACGCCCGGTGTCGCGTGGCACCTGATCGGCCGGCTGCAGCGCAACAAGGCGCGCCGCGCGATTCGGCTGTTCGACGTCGTGGAGTCCGTGGACAGTGTGCGGCTCGCCGGCACGCTGAGCCGGATCGTCGCGGAGGAGGGGGGCGAACCGGTCGAGGTGCTCGTGCAGGTGAACACGTCGGGGGAGGCCGCGAAGGCGGGTCTGGGCCCGGATGTGGCGCTCGACGCCGTAGCCGAGATCTGCGAGCTGTCGGGCCTGCGCGTGGCCGGACTGATGACGATGGCGCCCTTTACGGCGGAGGAAGCTGTGGTTCGACCCGCGTTTCGTGGCGCCGCGCGGCTGCTGGAGCGCTGCCGGGCGGAGATTCCGGACTTTGAGGGCCGGGTGCTCTCGATGGGGATGAGCAACGACTTCGAGATCGCGATCGAGGAGGGGAGCACGCGGGTGCGGCTCGGCACGGTGCTACTGGGGGAAAGATGA
- a CDS encoding DivIVA domain-containing protein: MIDLTPLDVRKKKDDFRRSVRGYDAQQVDAFLAVVAECLERHVREHVVLTDRIEQQKHQLESYRARERALNEALLAAQELREEARLQSERDATVRVREAEMHAGAVLADAERAVRLCHDKVEDLKATRGRFLASLRKLFERFEEYLDFEDERFGDGSSDLDRFLERLRGMSGGPEPVEPPRDGAGEVAATEATAPTSDIESPPPSISRVDVGGSGAAST, encoded by the coding sequence ATGATCGATCTGACGCCGCTCGACGTCCGCAAGAAGAAGGACGATTTCAGGCGTTCCGTGCGCGGTTACGACGCACAGCAGGTCGATGCGTTTCTGGCGGTCGTGGCGGAGTGCCTCGAACGCCACGTGCGGGAGCACGTTGTGCTCACCGACCGGATCGAGCAGCAGAAACACCAGTTGGAGAGCTACCGGGCGCGCGAGCGGGCCCTCAACGAAGCGCTTCTGGCCGCACAGGAGTTGCGCGAGGAGGCCCGTCTCCAGTCCGAGCGCGATGCGACTGTGCGGGTCCGCGAGGCCGAGATGCACGCGGGGGCCGTGCTCGCCGACGCGGAACGAGCCGTTCGCCTCTGCCACGACAAGGTCGAAGATCTGAAGGCGACGCGGGGCCGCTTCCTCGCCTCCCTGCGGAAGCTGTTCGAGCGTTTCGAGGAATACCTCGACTTCGAGGATGAACGGTTCGGGGATGGATCGAGCGATCTGGATCGGTTCCTCGAACGGCTGCGAGGAATGAGCGGAGGACCCGAGCCCGTCGAGCCGCCACGGGACGGAGCCGGCGAGGTTGCCGCCACGGAGGCCACGGCTCCGACATCCGATATCGAGTCCCCGCCTCCATCGATTAGCCGGGTCGACGTCGGCGGTTCGGGCGCCGCGTCGACCTGA